TTGTCAAAAAAACAATAGCGCCTTACCTTTGAAAGTCACCTATCGTTTTTATTTCATAAACACTGTACGCAGGTTCTTCGTATGGGTGTGCTTCTATGAGCGCTTGAAGCGCCTGAGTTATAAATTTTTCCTGGCAAACCAGCTCCAGTTTGTACTCTTCGATTTGCTCAATTTTACCTTTTTCACCAATGAAAGGGTTACTGCTTTCCAGTGCTCGGAATTGCCCTGAGCCAAGCGTTTGCCAGGCGCAATGGTCGTATTGACCCAAATGCCCAGCACCCGCATTAAATAGTGCCGTTTTGACCTTATCAATATCCTTTATTGGTACAAAAACAGATATTTGATACATTAAATTGTCAGCAATTTAATATCAGTTATTGGCGCTCTGTCAGCGTGCCTTTGACATTATCCCAGTTTGCAGACCAGACACCATTGCCATTGATGTAGTGAACACCATCATTACGTATTACAGCACGGTCACCCGATGTATCACCATAACCATATTTTGTGTTATCGGCTGTTTCTATAATCATTTTTCCTTGCTCTTCAATTGAGGCAGGTTTGCCTTGTGAGCCATCGTTAACATTAAAAAGATAGAGACCCGTGTGTGTCCACGGTGCCCAGCTAGAGGGCTGTTTTGGGTCAAATAGCTCACCGTTGCTTTGTCCGTGTAATTTGATTGGCAGTGCAAGCTGTGCTGAGCCATCATCGGCGGCCAGCCAGGTAAAGGCTAGGTGATCTATAAGTGCCTCTGATTGTGTGCCCCGTTGCCCGATGCTCAAGCTTTGCAGCTCTTTGGGGTTAGCTGGGTCAGCAATATCAAAGAGTGCAAGTTTCAGGCCTTGAACCCAAGCCCCACGTCCATCACCAAACTCTGATGTAGTATCCGCAACAGCGTCTTTACCCAAGCCAATCATGAGGTTGTCATTGACTGGATGTAAATAATCTGAGTAGCCAGGAATCTCCAGGTCTCCTGCAATGAATGGATCCGTTGGATCAGAGAGATTCAGTACATAAAGCGGGTCAGTCATGCGAAATGTTACCAGATAGGCACGATCACCAATGAAACGTGAGGCATACAGGCGCTCTCCAGGTTTTCCTATGGCAGCGGGGCGCTCTTTGTTTGGTAAGCGAGCAATCTCCTCCAAGGCTAATGCATCCGTTTTTTCGGTTTCACGAAATAGTGTCAAGCGCGTTGTTGCTGTTGCATTCCAATCATCTCCAAGGGAAGTTGCAATACGTAAAACACCATCATTTTCACCCATACGGAATGATTTTTTATCCTGCTCCCAACCTAAGTGACCATCAGCAACACCTGAGCCACGATATTCAGGGCCTTGGTCGGTGAAGGAAAATTTATGGATTTCTGTTGTAATTTCTTGTGGGTAGACAACGCTACGTATTTCTGGAACGGGTTGAATTCCTGCACCAGGTTGAATGCTGTAATCATAGCGAGTGGTTGCCAGGTACA
This Gammaproteobacteria bacterium DNA region includes the following protein-coding sequences:
- a CDS encoding NGG1p interacting factor NIF3, encoding MYQISVFVPIKDIDKVKTALFNAGAGHLGQYDHCAWQTLGSGQFRALESSNPFIGEKGKIEQIEEYKLELVCQEKFITQALQALIEAHPYEEPAYSVYEIKTIGDFQR